GGCGTGGGCGGGGTGCGCCACATCGCCCTGATCGGCCACACCAACTGCGGCATGGTGAACCTGATGGCGCGCCGCGAGCCCTTCGTGCAGGGGCTGGTGGACGCGGGGTGGGAAGCGCTGGAGGCGTCGGAGCACTTCTACCACTTCGCCCCCATCTTCGAGGTGGGCGACGAGGTGGAGTTCGTGCTGGGCGAGGCCAAGCGGCTGCGGCGCCGCTACCCGAAGGTGCAGGTGGCGCCCATGCTGTACCGGGTGGAGGACAACCGGCTCTACCTGCTGCGCGAGGACTGAGCGAAACCGCGGCGGGCGGCGTGCGTAGGGTAAGCCCATGTACCGCAACTGCATCTTCTGCTCGGGCGGCCTGGGGACCAACGACTCGGTAGAGGAGTTCCCCATTGGCCGCAGCCTCGCCTTCGACGCGGGGCGGGGCCGCCTGTGGGCCGTGTGCCCGCGCTGCGGCCGCTGGAACCTGGCGCCCATCGAGGAGCGCTGGGAGGCGGTGGAGACGGCCGAGAAGCTGTTCTCCGCCTCCCGCATGCGCGCCCAGTCCGAGAACATCGGTCTCGCCCGCTTGCCTGACGGCACGCGGCTGATCCGCGTGGGAGCGGCGCTGCCGGGCGAGCTGGCGGTGTGGAGGTACGGTGACCAGCTGGTGCAGCGCCGCAACCGCTACCTGATGCTCAGCCTGGGCGCGGTGGCGGCCACCACGGCGCTGGTGTGGGCCGGGGCGGCGGCGGCGGGCGTGTCGGTGTTCGGCTTCTGGCAGTTCTACCAGGTGGGCCGGGTTCCGCTCGAGTTCGCGCAAGGGCAGCGCGTGGTGCAGCGCCTGCCGCCGGGGATGTCGGGCGGCCGCGTGGTCGTGGTCCGCCGCAAGCACCTTCGCGACGCGTACGTGTCGGACAGTGGATCGTCCTCCACCCTGGCGCTGCACGTCCCGTCGCTGACCGTGTCTCCCGCCGGAGCCGGAAACCAGCCGCTGGTGCTGACGGGCTCGCGGGCCGAGACGGCGCTGGGGCGCGCTATGGTGCACGTGAACCACAAGGGCGCGAAGCGCGAGACGCTGCTGACGGCCGTGGACCTGCTGGCCGCCGGGGGCTCGCCCGCCGACTACGTGCGGGACGCCGCGCGTGCCCGCTGGAGGCTCGGCGCGGGCAGCAAGCGGGGCGAGGGCGCGCTGCCCGCCGCGCGCTCGCTGGCCCTGGAGATGGCGCTGCACGAGGAGTCCGAGCGCCGCACGCTGGCCGGCGAGCTGGTGATGCTGGAGAGCGCCTGGCGCGACGCCGAGGTGATCGCCCGCATCGCCGACGCGCTTCCCGGCGACCCGGACGACCCGCCGCTCCCCGGCCGCCTCGTCCTCCCGTCGGAAGGCTGACCCGAGCCGTGTACCGTACCTGCATCTTCTGCTCGGCCGACCTGGGGACGAACGATTCGGTCGAAGAGTTCCCGGTGGGCCGCACGCTCGCCTTCGACGCGGGCAAAGGCCGCCTCTGGGCCGTGTGCCCCAA
This region of Longimicrobiaceae bacterium genomic DNA includes:
- a CDS encoding carbonic anhydrase, yielding MTQREDIFPQYRDTPIGKLLEYHNLDRPFDTYTQAELLVGMCMDSRKHLHIPDNFTFILRAGGANMRPSEFKVSYAVGVGGVRHIALIGHTNCGMVNLMARREPFVQGLVDAGWEALEASEHFYHFAPIFEVGDEVEFVLGEAKRLRRRYPKVQVAPMLYRVEDNRLYLLRED